Proteins found in one Pelobates fuscus isolate aPelFus1 chromosome 10, aPelFus1.pri, whole genome shotgun sequence genomic segment:
- the LOC134574639 gene encoding olfactory receptor 5AP2-like has protein sequence MTKKVSNKSQVTEFLILGLSDSLELKVPLFLLFLLIYLITMLSNFVIITLICLDSHLQKPMYFFLCNMSFLDIFYTTVTTPNLLYNIISGDQRISFKGCMTQLFFFNSFGSMEYMLLTAMAYDRYIAICHPFSYKLLMNARACQLLAVTAWFAGFLAAVPLSVQISSLTYCSSNKINHFFCDLTALLKLACDDTSSTELIVFSEGLLIVLNCFLLTFASYVQIISAILMLGSSENRFKAFSTCGSHLTVVTLFYVMIVCLYMKPTSSYSLQEAKVLSVLYVNIVPMLNPIIYSLRNKDVKKALERCTRCYW, from the coding sequence ATGACAAAGAAAGTGTCAAACAAAAGTCAGGTAACCGAGTTCCTGATCTTGGGATTATCTGACTCATTGGAACTGAAAGTCCCTCTCTTCCTGCTCTTTCTTCTCATCTATCTTATCACCATGCTGAGCAACTTCGTAATCATTACACTTATTTGCCTGGATAGCCACTTACAAAAGCCCATGTATTTCTTCCTCTGCAACATGTCATTCCTTGATATATTTTACACCACAGTCACAACTCCCAACCTCCTATACAATATTATCTCAGGTGACCAAAGAATTTCTTTCAAAGGCTGCATGACCCAACTATTCTTCTTTAACTCTTTCGGAAGCATGGAGTACATGTTACTGACAGCCATGGCTTATGATCGTTACATAGCTATTTGTCATCCTTTTAGCTATAAACTGCTCATGAATGCAAGAGCCTGTCAATTGTTAGCTGTCACAGCTTGGTTTGCTGGGTTTTTAGCTGCTGTTCCTCTAAGTGTTCAGATTTCTTCCCTTACTTACTGTTCTTCCAACAAAATCAATCATTTCTTTTGTGATCTGACAGCACTGTTGAAGCTAGCTTGTGATGATACATCTTCCACTGAGCTAATTGTATTTAGTGAGGGACTTCTAATTGTCCTCAACTGTTTCTTGTTGACATTTGCTTCATACGTTCAAATTATTTCTGCCATTCTAATGCTTGGCTCTAGTGAAAATAGATTCAAGGCTTTCTCAACCTGTGGCTCTCATCTGACTGTAGTCACACTTTTTTATGTGATGATTGTTTGCTTGTACATGAAACCAACCTCTTCATATTCTCTGCAAGAGGCCAAagttctctctgtattgtatgttaACATTGTCCCAATGTTGAACCCAATTATCTACAGTTTGAGGAATAAAGATGTGAAAAAAGCTTTGGAGAGGTGCACACGTTGCTATTGGTAG